Proteins encoded by one window of Vampirovibrionales bacterium:
- a CDS encoding type II secretion system F family protein produces MSRPQYQYEAVHLLDRSRHRGLIQAQNEREARERLREQDLIPTRLSTLVIAGGDVASASSRGLGEWVNRFRGVGLREKIAFSRSLGMMLKAGVPITEALTHLETYGLHPAFRRMLRDIRQDVLAGATFGDAIARQNKAFDPVYCAVMRAGEASGDLVASLTRMTDLLTRAQRMRSKLITSLAYPAVVMLVVIAVFTILTMYVLPTFEVIYDRMGVSLPWPTQAFLWVSHALRGAWFVWLPLGIGAIVWIVRQARSQAVQERLQARLMRLPWLGEVARLVGASHFLSTLSVAFAAGVPIIDALPLAAQTVPNPALRRSLAPVALQIQAGERLTGALAQSGVLGDIELLMTASGEESGELDVMLRNAFEFVEEELNQRLDILVTLLEPLALVLLGLIVGAMALAIYLPMFNAYEML; encoded by the coding sequence ATGAGCCGCCCGCAGTATCAATACGAGGCGGTGCATCTGCTGGACCGCTCGCGTCATCGCGGGTTGATTCAGGCGCAGAATGAGCGTGAGGCCCGTGAACGGCTGCGTGAACAGGACTTAATCCCGACCCGGCTTTCCACGCTGGTTATTGCGGGCGGCGATGTGGCGTCGGCCTCGTCTCGCGGACTTGGCGAATGGGTTAATCGCTTTCGAGGCGTTGGTTTGCGCGAGAAAATCGCTTTCAGCCGCAGTCTGGGCATGATGCTCAAGGCAGGCGTGCCGATTACCGAAGCGCTGACGCATCTGGAGACGTACGGCCTGCATCCGGCGTTTCGGCGCATGTTGCGCGATATCCGGCAAGACGTGCTGGCGGGGGCGACCTTTGGCGATGCTATCGCCCGCCAGAACAAGGCCTTTGATCCGGTCTATTGCGCTGTCATGCGTGCCGGAGAAGCCAGCGGGGATCTGGTCGCCTCTCTGACGCGGATGACTGACCTGTTGACGCGCGCGCAACGCATGCGCTCCAAGCTGATCACGTCTCTGGCCTACCCGGCTGTGGTGATGCTGGTGGTCATTGCGGTTTTTACCATCCTGACGATGTATGTCCTGCCGACGTTTGAGGTGATTTACGACCGCATGGGCGTGTCGCTGCCGTGGCCGACGCAGGCCTTTCTGTGGGTTTCCCACGCGCTGCGCGGCGCCTGGTTTGTCTGGCTGCCGCTGGGGATTGGCGCGATTGTGTGGATCGTTCGTCAGGCGCGCTCGCAGGCCGTGCAGGAGCGCTTGCAGGCTCGCCTGATGCGGCTGCCGTGGCTGGGTGAAGTGGCCCGGCTGGTGGGAGCGTCGCATTTTCTGTCGACGCTGTCGGTGGCCTTTGCGGCGGGCGTGCCCATTATCGACGCCTTGCCGCTGGCTGCGCAGACGGTTCCAAACCCGGCGCTGCGGCGCTCGCTGGCGCCTGTGGCCTTGCAGATTCAGGCGGGCGAGCGCCTGACCGGCGCACTGGCTCAAAGCGGGGTTCTGGGCGATATCGAATTGCTGATGACGGCCTCGGGCGAAGAGTCCGGCGAGTTGGACGTGATGCTGCGCAATGCGTTTGAATTCGTCGAAGAAGAGCTGAATCAGCGGCTGGATATTCTGGTGACGCTCCTGGAGCCGCTCGCGCTGGTCTTACTGGGCCTGATCGTCGGCGCAATGGCTCTGGCCATTTACCTGCCGATGTTCAACGCCTACGAGATGCTCTGA
- a CDS encoding type II/IV secretion system protein, with protein MTASPQGQNPPAAATPAALAAQGDLGPSRPMPAPNARKRIGELLMEAGYIAQADLDAALKESARSGERLGQTLIRQGKITCEQLGERLSQQHNARYAHIARLRIDPALLEMLPQAFIRQKMALPIAREGGRLVVAMVDPGDRAAHDEITFITGMRPQAMVTTAHEFQEALQRYFSGRAAASLMEEIASAAATPARAVEAPSQAELADASGPVARLLNSLIEEAIDRNASDLHIEPRTGRYVARLRVDGILRPMVEIPVTLEAGLISRLKVLARMDIAEHRRPQDGRMSYTHRGQDYHLRLSVIPVSENREKMTIRILKPFNAVMPFPDLGLDAEDVERLERLYRSPYGIVLVCGPTGCGKTTTLYAVLNKLNEDVRNISTVEDPIEFRIDGLNQSQINPKVDYTFASSIRSLMRQDPDVLMVGEIRDGETLNAAIQAALTGHLVFSTLHANTASAALLRLVDMGAPPHLVSASVIGVVAQRLLRMICAHCKEAYAASLDEKRIIYPYDENRQKMPLTLYRGRGCDACGHQGYAGRTGAYEIMLVERELRHLINQRRSDIEIEDAAVSAGMVTLPVSARCKVVAGVTSLDEMVRVLGMNLHC; from the coding sequence ATGACCGCCTCGCCTCAGGGTCAAAATCCCCCCGCTGCCGCAACGCCTGCCGCGTTAGCGGCGCAAGGCGATCTGGGACCGTCGCGCCCAATGCCAGCCCCGAATGCGCGCAAGCGGATCGGCGAACTGCTCATGGAAGCGGGCTATATTGCGCAAGCTGATCTCGACGCCGCGCTGAAAGAATCCGCGCGATCCGGCGAGCGTCTGGGTCAGACGCTGATACGTCAGGGTAAAATCACCTGCGAGCAGTTGGGAGAGCGCTTGTCACAACAACATAACGCGCGTTACGCGCATATTGCGCGCCTTAGAATCGATCCCGCGCTTCTGGAGATGCTGCCGCAAGCGTTTATCCGCCAGAAAATGGCCCTGCCCATCGCGCGCGAAGGGGGGCGTCTGGTGGTGGCGATGGTTGATCCGGGCGATCGCGCCGCGCATGACGAAATCACCTTTATCACCGGCATGCGGCCGCAAGCTATGGTGACGACGGCGCATGAATTTCAGGAGGCGCTGCAACGCTACTTCAGCGGTCGGGCCGCCGCGTCGCTGATGGAAGAAATCGCCTCGGCCGCAGCCACGCCCGCGCGCGCAGTGGAAGCGCCCTCTCAGGCTGAACTCGCCGACGCGTCGGGGCCTGTCGCCCGCCTGCTGAATTCGCTCATTGAAGAGGCTATCGATCGCAACGCCAGCGACTTGCATATTGAGCCGCGAACCGGCCGCTATGTCGCCCGTCTGCGGGTGGACGGCATTCTGCGTCCGATGGTTGAAATCCCTGTCACGCTGGAAGCCGGGTTGATTAGCCGGCTTAAAGTGCTGGCCCGTATGGATATCGCCGAACACCGCCGCCCGCAGGACGGCCGGATGAGTTATACGCACCGTGGACAGGACTATCACCTGCGTCTGAGCGTGATTCCCGTTTCGGAGAATCGCGAGAAGATGACAATTCGTATCCTCAAGCCCTTTAACGCCGTGATGCCCTTCCCTGATCTGGGCCTGGACGCAGAAGACGTCGAACGGCTGGAACGCTTGTATCGTAGTCCTTACGGCATCGTGCTGGTGTGCGGACCCACCGGTTGCGGTAAAACCACGACCCTGTACGCCGTTCTCAACAAGCTCAACGAGGATGTCCGCAATATCAGCACGGTCGAAGACCCTATTGAGTTTCGCATTGACGGTTTGAACCAGTCGCAAATCAATCCTAAAGTCGATTACACGTTTGCCAGTAGCATCCGCTCGTTGATGCGGCAGGATCCTGACGTCCTGATGGTCGGCGAAATCCGCGACGGCGAGACCCTGAACGCGGCGATTCAGGCGGCGCTCACGGGGCATCTGGTGTTCAGCACGCTGCATGCCAATACGGCTTCGGCGGCCTTGCTGCGTCTGGTGGATATGGGCGCGCCGCCGCATCTGGTCAGCGCTTCGGTGATTGGCGTGGTAGCGCAACGCCTGCTGCGAATGATTTGCGCGCACTGTAAAGAGGCCTACGCCGCCTCGCTGGATGAAAAACGGATCATCTACCCCTACGATGAGAATCGCCAGAAAATGCCGCTGACGCTGTATCGCGGGCGCGGATGCGACGCCTGCGGGCATCAGGGCTATGCCGGACGCACGGGCGCATACGAGATTATGCTGGTGGAGCGCGAATTGCGGCACCTGATTAATCAGCGCCGGTCGGACATTGAAATCGAAGACGCCGCCGTTTCGGCCGGGATGGTGACGCTGCCGGTGTCGGCGCGCTGTAAGGTGGTGGCGGGCGTGACCTCTCTTGACGAAATGGTGCGCGTGCTGGGGATGAATCTGCATTGTTAG
- a CDS encoding DNA lyase: MRLWSLNPRYLDAKGLVALWREGLLARHALEGLTRGYRNHPQLTRFKALETPVAAIHQYLAAVLEEAQRRGYRFDASKINASDSSRIVIPVTSGQMAYEFSHLMRKLQQRAPEQWQVLQGQTLQGQGLQTIAPVEPHPSFAVIEGPIAEWEKQ, from the coding sequence ATGCGTTTATGGTCGCTGAATCCGCGTTATCTGGACGCCAAGGGACTCGTTGCGCTCTGGCGCGAAGGCCTGTTGGCGCGCCATGCGCTCGAAGGTCTCACCAGGGGCTACCGGAACCATCCGCAACTGACGCGCTTTAAGGCGCTGGAAACGCCGGTGGCGGCGATTCATCAGTATCTGGCGGCGGTACTGGAAGAGGCCCAGCGGCGCGGGTATCGATTCGATGCCTCTAAAATCAACGCCTCAGACTCTTCGCGTATTGTCATTCCGGTGACGAGCGGGCAAATGGCTTACGAATTCAGTCATTTAATGCGAAAACTCCAGCAACGCGCGCCCGAACAATGGCAGGTTCTTCAGGGGCAGACCCTTCAGGGGCAAGGCCTTCAGACGATCGCGCCGGTTGAGCCGCACCCCTCGTTTGCGGTAATCGAGGGGCCGATTGCCGAATGGGAAAAGCAATAA
- a CDS encoding NAD(P)H-hydrate dehydratase, protein MKLIADMAALDRRAIEEYGIPGFLLMEEAGRQVAAIVANVRQKTTNGGLIAILCGPGNNGGDGLCCARKLVSLFGDCGGQAPPVIALLTQSADAYRADAAEQLRLLKAFEIPLLEAPPLETLEAVLNDASVVVDALFGGGLNRPIEGREADWIAALAKRQAQARPVAVIAIDFPSGVTAKAGAILNSAVRADVTVALGAAKPGHYLPPGKFHRGELMITPIGLPPRLLSEDASPFWLTNPVMAQAALPKLAPDAHKYSRGSVLIVGGSAQTPGAAHLAARAAMISGAGMVTLAMPQSAMSGLTLEAELLRAPLPQTPQGDLAQTASDVLLETFEARRCRAIAIGPGLGLTPGATTLLLKTIQALAPRQTPVILDADALTLLAQNDEPPALGPHVFLTPHIGECARLLRCDVKAILADLPAAARTLQAKTGAHVLLKASVMIGAGPDGLIWLNETGTPALATAGSGDSLTGLLAGLLAQGALPALAAPCASWLHGASAEAAVQTRGARCVRAGDLIASLPAAFQRLESALTQRDTR, encoded by the coding sequence TTGAAGCTGATTGCCGATATGGCGGCGCTCGATCGCCGCGCCATCGAGGAATACGGGATTCCGGGCTTCCTGTTGATGGAGGAGGCGGGCCGCCAGGTCGCCGCCATCGTCGCAAACGTTCGCCAGAAAACCACAAACGGCGGCCTCATCGCTATTTTATGCGGCCCCGGCAATAATGGCGGTGATGGCCTCTGCTGCGCCCGCAAACTGGTCAGTCTTTTTGGGGATTGCGGGGGGCAGGCCCCGCCTGTGATAGCCCTCTTGACCCAATCCGCCGACGCTTACCGCGCAGACGCCGCCGAACAACTTCGCCTGCTCAAGGCCTTCGAGATTCCCCTATTGGAAGCGCCGCCGCTGGAGACGCTGGAAGCCGTCCTGAACGACGCGAGCGTGGTCGTCGACGCCCTCTTCGGCGGCGGACTGAATCGCCCCATTGAGGGCCGAGAAGCCGACTGGATTGCCGCGCTGGCAAAACGACAGGCGCAGGCCCGCCCGGTCGCCGTCATTGCGATTGATTTCCCTTCAGGGGTCACGGCGAAGGCGGGCGCGATTCTCAACAGCGCCGTGCGGGCCGATGTCACAGTGGCGCTGGGCGCCGCCAAGCCGGGCCATTACCTGCCGCCGGGTAAGTTTCATCGCGGCGAGCTAATGATAACGCCGATCGGCCTTCCACCGCGCCTGTTAAGCGAAGATGCGTCTCCCTTCTGGCTGACGAATCCTGTTATGGCGCAAGCCGCGCTTCCCAAACTCGCCCCCGATGCGCATAAATACAGCCGGGGCAGCGTTCTGATCGTGGGCGGCAGCGCGCAAACGCCGGGCGCCGCGCATCTGGCCGCCCGGGCCGCGATGATCTCAGGCGCGGGGATGGTCACGCTCGCGATGCCCCAGTCAGCCATGAGCGGCCTGACGCTGGAAGCCGAACTCCTGCGCGCGCCCTTACCGCAAACGCCCCAGGGCGATCTGGCGCAAACTGCCTCTGACGTGTTACTAGAGACGTTTGAAGCGCGCCGATGTCGCGCAATTGCTATCGGACCGGGCCTCGGCCTGACGCCCGGAGCGACCACCCTGCTTCTGAAGACGATTCAGGCGCTCGCCCCCCGGCAGACGCCAGTAATTCTGGATGCGGATGCGCTGACGTTGCTGGCTCAGAACGACGAGCCTCCTGCGCTGGGGCCGCACGTCTTTCTCACGCCGCATATCGGCGAATGCGCGCGCCTCTTACGCTGCGATGTCAAGGCGATTCTGGCGGATTTACCGGCGGCGGCCCGGACGCTACAAGCCAAAACAGGCGCGCATGTTCTGCTGAAAGCCTCTGTGATGATCGGCGCAGGCCCCGACGGGCTCATCTGGCTGAACGAGACGGGAACGCCGGCGCTCGCGACCGCCGGCAGCGGCGATTCCCTGACAGGATTGCTGGCAGGCTTGCTGGCTCAGGGCGCACTGCCTGCGTTGGCAGCGCCATGCGCGTCGTGGCTGCACGGCGCCAGCGCAGAAGCGGCAGTTCAGACGCGCGGCGCGCGATGCGTACGGGCAGGCGATCTCATCGCGTCTCTGCCAGCGGCCTTTCAGCGACTGGAAAGCGCTTTGACCCAAAGAGACACGCGCTAG